A portion of the Candidatus Angelobacter sp. genome contains these proteins:
- a CDS encoding M2 family metallopeptidase has translation YANPDQDLNKLWWDLVEKYQMVKRPEGRNAPDYASKVHIVVAPAYYHNYMMGQLFASQVHHAIAREVLKTDPAHAIYVGHKSVGRYMKKRVFAPGKTLPWNELTRFATGEELNPKAFAEDFRGQ, from the coding sequence TTATGCGAATCCGGATCAGGACCTGAACAAACTCTGGTGGGACCTGGTCGAGAAATATCAGATGGTCAAACGGCCCGAAGGCCGCAACGCGCCGGATTACGCCAGCAAGGTTCATATCGTCGTGGCCCCGGCCTATTACCACAACTACATGATGGGCCAGCTCTTCGCTTCGCAGGTGCATCACGCCATCGCGCGTGAGGTGCTCAAGACCGATCCCGCTCACGCCATTTACGTCGGCCACAAGAGCGTGGGCCGCTACATGAAAAAACGCGTGTTCGCTCCCGGCAAGACGCTTCCCTGGAACGAGCTGACCCGGTTCGCGACCGGCGAGGAGTTGAATCCGAAGGCGTTCGCCGAGGATTTTCGCGGTCAATGA
- a CDS encoding serpin family protein, whose amino-acid sequence MKIKIGLLLIAGSAAGFNFAAAAESDLSKLAVANNTFTFKLLKQLSTQQPASSVFVSPYSAATALQMVANGASGMTKVEIQQILGTTGLSAASLNAASKAATDLLNLKDTNVILTTANALWYRQGAAFNPGFLEANQKFFLSTVKALDFRNVPLAEAEINRWASDQTHGRITGIANGMIDPIYTDLVLANAVYFRGKWLDPFDANLTQERPFHPAAGAAKNLPMMEMSKKFTYRKGSGYQAVRLPYVGDDLAMYVFLPDPGSSAPKLLQVMNGDNWRRVTIPGFKDRDGLVVLPKFKLENTLELNTPLKALGMKTAFNDRKADFSGMFSERHYISEVRQKAFVEVSEEGTEAAAVTAIAIPASVSFEENPPKPFQMIVDRPFLFAIVDARSGMILFMGLVNDL is encoded by the coding sequence ATGAAAATAAAGATTGGCTTGCTGCTGATTGCCGGGTCGGCGGCAGGTTTCAATTTCGCTGCTGCTGCAGAGTCTGACTTGTCCAAACTTGCGGTTGCGAACAACACCTTCACCTTCAAATTGCTGAAGCAATTGTCCACGCAGCAACCCGCTTCGAGCGTTTTTGTTTCGCCATACAGCGCGGCGACAGCGTTGCAGATGGTCGCAAACGGCGCGTCAGGCATGACAAAAGTGGAAATTCAACAGATCTTGGGAACGACCGGCCTTTCCGCAGCGTCGTTGAACGCGGCCAGCAAGGCCGCAACTGATTTACTCAATCTCAAAGACACCAACGTCATCCTTACCACGGCCAATGCGCTTTGGTATCGACAGGGGGCGGCGTTTAACCCCGGCTTCCTTGAAGCGAACCAGAAGTTTTTCTTGTCAACGGTCAAGGCGCTGGACTTTCGCAACGTTCCCTTGGCGGAGGCGGAAATCAACCGGTGGGCGAGCGACCAGACGCACGGCCGCATCACCGGAATCGCCAACGGCATGATTGATCCGATCTACACGGATTTGGTGCTGGCGAACGCGGTTTATTTCAGGGGCAAGTGGCTCGACCCGTTTGACGCAAACCTGACACAAGAGCGCCCGTTTCATCCCGCCGCTGGCGCAGCCAAAAATCTGCCGATGATGGAGATGTCGAAAAAGTTCACCTACCGCAAAGGTTCTGGCTATCAAGCGGTGCGGTTGCCCTACGTGGGCGACGATCTGGCGATGTATGTCTTTCTACCTGATCCCGGCTCGAGTGCGCCGAAGTTGCTGCAAGTTATGAACGGCGACAATTGGCGTCGCGTGACGATTCCGGGATTCAAAGACCGCGATGGCCTGGTGGTGCTGCCCAAATTCAAACTCGAAAATACGCTGGAACTGAATACGCCACTCAAAGCGCTGGGAATGAAAACAGCATTCAATGACAGGAAGGCGGATTTTTCAGGAATGTTCAGCGAGCGGCATTACATTTCCGAAGTCCGGCAAAAAGCCTTCGTGGAGGTGAGTGAAGAAGGAACTGAAGCCGCGGCGGTGACGGCGATAGCTATTCCAGCATCCGTCTCCTTTGAGGAAAACCCGCCGAAGCCGTTTCAGATGATCGTGGACCGGCCCTTTTTGTTCGCCATTGTGGACGCGCGCAGCGGGATGATTTTGTTTATGGGCTTAGTGAACGACCTTTGA
- a CDS encoding alkaline phosphatase family protein: protein MSLDQIDTIIFVMLENRSFDHVLGYLSLPPFNRGNVEGLRAGLSNDYGGATFPVFHLANPEADLPGDPPHERRDIGIQLNGPLPGPIGLPPYPMNGFIVSYAAVNHVNPGDQPCVMGYFDGNDLPAANYLARQFCICDHWFCSLPAGTQPNRLMAHSGYSRIEVNQPIALPKQELVYDWLDAKKVRWRVYHEGIPFFILMDDWHLRVLVDDHFRDYDDFLKDWMGEGDATSPQVIFIEPRYTDAPHVEPPSDDHAPSPIANGQRFLSRVFGDIQTNPDRWAKTLLVVTYDEHGGFFDHVSPVAVRTEAPDGNAYPAFESTGPRVPAFLVSPFVEPGSVFRGTLDHTSFLKLLGKKFNGGSYSTAVDARQVGDLTEALTLTSPRRKLAPSPLRRSRPGAARPVGFTPGKAPRDKIPQAFQDAVTKAIAARPNDAARKFPELFSDFGFKR from the coding sequence ATGTCACTCGATCAAATTGACACAATCATTTTCGTGATGCTGGAGAACCGGTCGTTCGATCACGTGCTCGGTTATCTCAGCCTGCCGCCGTTCAACCGCGGCAACGTCGAGGGATTACGGGCCGGTCTGTCCAACGACTACGGCGGGGCGACGTTTCCCGTTTTTCATCTCGCGAATCCCGAGGCGGATTTACCGGGCGACCCGCCCCACGAGCGGCGCGATATCGGCATCCAGTTGAACGGTCCTTTGCCGGGGCCGATCGGTCTGCCGCCGTATCCGATGAACGGCTTCATTGTCAGCTACGCCGCCGTGAATCACGTCAACCCGGGTGATCAGCCGTGCGTGATGGGTTATTTCGACGGGAATGACCTGCCCGCCGCAAACTATTTGGCGCGGCAATTCTGCATCTGCGACCATTGGTTTTGCTCATTGCCAGCCGGGACGCAACCCAACCGCCTCATGGCTCACAGCGGTTACAGCCGCATCGAGGTCAACCAGCCCATCGCGTTGCCGAAGCAGGAACTCGTGTACGACTGGCTCGACGCCAAAAAGGTCCGCTGGCGGGTGTACCACGAAGGTATCCCGTTCTTTATTTTGATGGACGACTGGCATCTGCGGGTGCTCGTGGACGATCACTTCCGGGATTACGATGATTTTCTCAAAGATTGGATGGGCGAAGGCGACGCGACGTCGCCCCAGGTCATCTTCATCGAACCGCGTTATACGGACGCGCCACACGTCGAACCTCCGAGCGATGACCATGCGCCTTCGCCAATCGCCAACGGCCAGCGTTTTCTGTCGCGGGTCTTCGGTGATATTCAAACCAATCCCGACCGGTGGGCGAAAACGCTGCTGGTCGTCACCTACGACGAGCACGGTGGTTTTTTCGATCACGTCTCGCCCGTCGCCGTTCGCACCGAGGCCCCGGACGGGAATGCTTATCCCGCGTTCGAATCCACGGGTCCGCGCGTGCCGGCGTTTTTGGTCTCACCGTTCGTCGAGCCGGGTAGTGTGTTTCGCGGTACGCTGGACCATACTTCGTTTCTGAAATTGTTGGGGAAGAAATTCAACGGCGGCAGCTACTCGACGGCGGTGGACGCGCGGCAGGTTGGCGATTTGACCGAAGCACTGACCCTCACGAGTCCGCGAAGGAAGCTGGCGCCGTCGCCACTGCGGCGATCACGGCCGGGCGCGGCCCGGCCGGTCGGATTCACGCCGGGGAAGGCGCCCCGTGACAAGATTCCCCAAGCGTTTCAGGACGCGGTGACAAAGGCCATTGCAGCGCGGCCGAACGACGCTGCCCGGAAGTTTCCCGAACTCTTCAGCGATTTTGGTTTCAAGCGTTGA